The following nucleotide sequence is from Mangifera indica cultivar Alphonso chromosome 17, CATAS_Mindica_2.1, whole genome shotgun sequence.
GAGACAGTTTGACGATTTCAAGttaaaagatcacatgcacATGTGGtgtttagaaaatttatttcatagacactggagcaaccatctatatagaTATCCTTTGGTCGGGTTAATCTAATAAACATGTCTACAATATGCACGTATGTGTTACACTAAGCTATTTATAAACAACTTCGACACATAAAAATTGTCATCACTTTTCAATAGAGtcactcaatactatgataatctcataaTCATTACTAATACCCTTAGTTATTATAATGTCCAGATTacaaacgtttttataataactatttaaTGTATGCATAAAGTTTGCACAATTAGTTGTTTGATCCCCTCATTGCAGTTCTACtattataaaaacatattattcatacaatcatattattgacatatatattaattaaataataataaatcttttatttaataattaatataaaattacaattacaaatattaaatatgatcacctattcaaacattttatactaccaaaaatattttttgttgtaGATATGAGGTCATCTGTGAAGAAATTCATTCAATTGCTCTAAAAGCTCatattttgactttttgtttAGGGAATCCAATTCTAGTCCTTCCAAGGACACTCTTGTGAGCACATCAATATTGAGTCGGTGGTTGGTGGGCAAGAAATGTCCGTGGGACATTGATAAGGGAAAATGGTCAATAGGACCTCTGAAAAGAGATTATGTGATGAAGAGTGTCTTTCCATAGTAATTGAGTGCAATCTTATGGGCTACCGATGGCGTGGATAAGGATTGTCCTCCTCTTCTTTCTTACTTCTCTCAATCTTAGGAGATTGAGGGTAACACTAAGTCGCTTCCCAGTTTCACCCCCGTGAGTTCCTTGGTAAGGGAGTGCATCTTAAAGGAAGTGTGGGCGAAGTTTCAACGAATGGAGACACTTGTATAACTACAAAGCCTTGTTTATGAGGGCATCGGAGTAACATGTTTTGTATTAATTCCTCTTTTGCTTTCATTTGATTATATTCTGAGGGTTGACTTGATTACTATCTTTGCTTTATTGTACTCACAGTCCCTAAGCATGTTGCTCGCCTATCCAGTAAGACACATCTAACTTTTGTAAAGGGAGATACCCTTGAGTGAGAGAATAACTCGCTCAAGGATAAGGCATTGGTCTTGAGCTTTAAACACTGGAAGAGAAACTGGAGGCTGAAACACAATGTCTTAAGGCTAAAGAGGAATTTGTTGAGGTTGAACTTGTTGCATATAGACGTCAcctattaaaagaaaaaaggacaTGCTGAATCAACCGCATCCTTAATTGAATTACTTGAGCAGGAAAGTTCGAGCGAAAAGGGAGTAAGTTGACAGGCTAACCATTTAGGTGAACCGATTAGGTGCCATTCTCTTAAGAGTAGTCAACAGAATGGAGAGCTGACAAGCAGAGTGGCCGGGACGGGTGGAATAAGAGAATGGATAGGTTGTTAAGGCTTCTGGTAAAGTCAGAGAACGGTTAATCTGTGGAGAAGAAAAGCTGTGACTGCTAATATGTAGAGAGAGAGGTGGGTTGGTGGTGATCTTTGTCAAGGACGTATCCTTTTgtttaatgtaaaaaattattattattatttaaaattagacgaaaatttttattttgtaattatttctaaaaagaaatgaatgaccagataaatatttaaattattaaaattatgaataattaattaaaagtgaaaattcTTATTCTCTCTATAAGagcattatttttttaagttttcatcttttaacttttaataacttttttattcatttatatattattaagtttgttaattttaaatataaaattattatttatttataatattaaaaatgaacaaaaattttatcttcttttttcctttaagcctttaaaagtaataatttttctaaatcaagttttaaaaaataatattttccctcctagggtttatttttcaatttttgatcaTTACTCTGGCATCATCTCTGACGATCTCTCCCTTTAATCCGTTGTGTGACGTCCCCACAATGtttgtttgggaagacgatgaaaataaaaatctagTTTTTTTCTAAGAAAACAATCATCTTCCTAAACAAATCACTATAGAGACATTGCATAGTTGATCAGGGGGAGAGAGAGACCATCGAAGATAGTATAGGAGGAGTTGTCGAAGATTGAAGAATAAACAATaatagagaaaatattattttttaaaacttagattaagaaaaaattattattttttagggtttaaagggagaaaataataaacaattctAAAACTAATGGATTTAGCTAATCTTAACGCGACATGAgtggataaaaaaaaatttaaaagctaaaagaaagaaaacttatGTGTAAAGTATTCTTGGGTTGTGAATAAATCCTTTGgtcttaattaaattagttaatttgGAAGAGGTCACAGGATTATAACCTACactctataattatataaatatagatgaaAACATTGATTTAATACCCAAGTAAATCTTAGCCCTTCAAAATAGAATACTCTTATTCCCATAaagaatttcaacaaattttgaccaaaaataagacaatacttttatttaaatcccaattaaattaatttatatttccgttatttttatttatatatttgtgaatttgagttattaaattttagattttaattataaatgaagTCTAATTTacataatatcaaaaattatatttaaaatatgaatggAATGGTGGAGTAAAATAATGGAGCGTCGGTGGGGTAAAAGCAATTatgaattttagaaaacaattaataataaaaataaaaaatgtaaatagaAGATGACAGCCCAACAGGGGTCTGAGTCAAGCCAAAGCCATGGGGCCCCAACCTAACTCTTTATTCATTTTAAGATTATCTGACTTGTCTATTCGGTtcaccccttttttttttccctaacaCTTCTCAATTTCCGTCTTCCAATCCCACACAGAATTGTTGGGTTCTTCTTTCATTTCCCCAACTGGTGTTTATTTTGTGAAAGAGCTGATTTGGAGGTTTTAGGTTTTAACAATTCAGAACCATTCCGCAACTGGGTTTGTGTCGAATTTGTGAAAGAactgagctttttttttttttttgggcaattcAGAACCATCCAGCAACTGGAttggtgtttgaatttttatggGTTTGTGTTggaattgagaaaaaaatttgattttttaagcGATGATGCCTCCTTCCATGGTTCAGCATTATCAAGAGGAATCATCAACAAACGGTGCCGTATCGGAGAGAGCCGGTGCTTTTGCAAACCTTAGAAGCATTCAATGGCGCGTTAATCTTGGGATTTTACCCTCTTCGTCATCTTCTTCAATCGATGATCTTCGTAGAGTCACGGCTGATTCTCGAAGAAGGTAACTTTACCTCGAGTAGATTGCTTTATAAACGTTCAAATATCCAAGCTTTGATgattttttggctttatttcttattttataggTTTCGTCAATTCTGGTTGGtctcttttcattttcatatgcTTATGtgtggattttattttatttttaatatgaggAAATTTCTTTCATAGATTCGTGAAAAATCTTCCTTATAGGCTATTGTTAATAgaatcttataatttatttagataTATGGAGAACTAACTGGTCTCagaatttttggttgttttaagTTGGGTGTTTACCTGTTGGCATCTTTAAATAATCACGCTACCTGGATTTATGGAGTTTGTATAGCTCTATGTAAAATTTAATGTCAGTTAGGTTATCAATCACGGCTGAAACTGATAATTGTAGTGTTGATCATCACTATGGTTATTATGTGATTCAGAAGCCATCTTATATTCTAGAAAGATGCCTTTTTGATGCCACTCCACATTGTAAATTATATACCGACTGCTTTACTTGTGATCTAAGAGTGCTTTAGAACTTAAGGATCCGCATTTTGTCAGATATGCAGGCTTAAGAAGGCGCCTGCTTGTTGATCCACATTTGCCCAAGGATGTAGGTAATTCGCCTGATCCTGTCATGGACAATCCACTTTCACAAAATCCAGGTAATATTTCCTGTTTTGTTGGGTTAACCTTGCAAATCTTTATgtatttagtatttttaatgGGGTATCTGTTATTAAATGCCTttgttgataatttaatttccttgCTTATCTTGCCTGTGCACTATTTTAATCATTACTTCATCTTacataagtttttaaattcCTCATAGTTAGATTTATCTAGGCAGTATTTGCTGTTCAATTGCTTGTATCAAAGGTTTGCGCATTCGTTGCTTAGTTGGAATTCTTTGTAAATGAGACTTGGACTGTCATTCATTTAGACTATGTCTGTACATAGCAGTGTGATTAATGGTTAATCTATGAGATGCTGATGAGTGAAtaaagatttaacaaataagagTTAGCCTTTTTGTGGCAGAATTTCCTTATATGCTACAAAAGGAGAGATACTAAGTTCTCAATAGATGATGCGTATCTGCTCTATATGACTTACCTTATGAATTTACCATACAGATAGCACATGGGGTCGCTTCTTTAGGAATGCTGAGCTGGAAAAAATGGTTGACCAGGACTTATCACGTTTATATCCCGAACGTGGAAGTTACTTTCAGACACCTGGGTGCCAAGGCATGTTAAGACGGATCTTGTTATTGTGGTCCCTTAGACATCCAGAATATAGTTATAGACAAGGTAAGTTGTATTGTTCATATGACAACAATCAATATGCTATTGAAATATAAccttcattattttcttttttcattctctTGTTATATGTCGGTAGTCTTCTCAGCAGTCTATGTTTGCCTGATACCTTGTACGTTTTATATGTGTTAAATGTCCACTCAATTCAAAAGTTCAAGATTATAGATGTGCCACAACAGTATTAAAGCTCTAATTCACTCTCTTGTGCATCATGCTCTTGCAACCAAATGCATCCTCAGCCATAACAACTAACAAACTGCAGAAACCCAAGTTATAATAGTTGAAGTGAGATAATAGGGGATTTGAACACTAGACCACTTGGTCATTTTGGTGTTGGTACTGtgttaaataatcatttaactCAAGGGCTTAAGTTAATCAGTATTTATTCAACAATATTGTTTAATCTCTAATCTTATATATGTAAATCTCCTGTCTTCTCAATCTGGAATACAGGAAGCTGTATTTGAATTGTTACTGTTACTAGCCCTATCAAAAGGTTCAGTGATGATATTTGAGTTGGTATCATACATGAGAGGTTTGAGACCATTGGATAAGGATTACTTTATTTTGTTCGAACTTCATCCTAATTCAGTGGTATGATCACCTGCTATCCATACTTCTTGGTAGAGCAgaagttttcatattttcagtCTAACAAAGAAATAAAGTGATAAGATATATTAACTTCACAAATCCAGTACTTGTACCAGTTGCCCTATTATCccttttattttcttcctttagTCAATGCCAAAGTTTACTGAATGTGCTTTTGCAATCCCATCAGAAAACAGAGGAAAAGTATGGAGACTTTTCAATGGTCTATTGGGACTTGATCCTGAAATTTTACATAATAGAAATGCAATGAGATTAGGCTTATGTCACTGTGACTGTTTGAGGTTCTGACATTCTACAATATATTTGAAACCTATTGTTGTTAAACGTGATTCTACTTTACTAAATTTCAGTTCCTCAGTTCTACTTAAAcatgtcttttttattttatttgaattacttGTTTCTTGCtcactttctcttcttttaacaGGAATGCATGAACTTTTGGCTCCTTTATTATTTGTTCTTCATGTTGATGTGGATCGTCTTTGTCAAGTGCGAAAGGAGTATGAAGACCACTTCACTGACAAATTTGATGGTTTATCATTTCATGAAAATGATCTTACATATAACTTTGATTTCAAAAAGTTTATAGATTCCATGGAAGATGAGATTGGATCCCATGGAAATTCAGCGAAAATTAAGAGCCTTAATGAGCTTGATCCTGAGATACAGGCGATTGTACTGCTTAGTGATGCGTATGGGGCTGAAGGTGAATTGGGTATTGTCTTGTCTGAGAAATTTATGGAACATGATGCTTACTGTATGTTTGATGCTTTAATGAGCGGCACCCATGGTTCAGTTTCCATGGCAGATTTTTTTGCTCCCTCCCTTGTAGATGAGCCCCTCACTAGCTTACCTCCTGTGATTGAAGCTTCTGCTGCATTGTATCATTTGTTGTCTATTGTTGATTCATCTTTACACAGCCATCTTGTTGAGCTTGGTGTTGAACCGCAGTATTTTGGATTACGCTGGTTACGTGTCTTATTTGGGCGAGAGTTTTCACTTGGAGATCTGTTGATAATATGGGATGAGATATTTGTGTCAGACAATGGTAAACTAAACAAAAGtgttgaaaatgatgaagacTCCAGCTTTAAAATTCTAAGTACACCACGGGGGGCATTAATTGCAGCTATTGCAGTTTCCATGATGCTTTATCGGAGATCATCTCTGCTAGCCACTGAAAATGCAACTTCCTGCCTCCAGAGACTATTAAATTTCCCTGAAAATGTAGATCTAGGCAAACTTATAGTCAAGGCAAAACTTTTACAGGCTCTTGCATTGGATAGTAGTATTTCATCATCACATTCTTCATTTGCTGGGACTTATAACCGGTGTAAATCAGCAGTGGTTAGAGGACTTAACTTTTCATCTGACTCTATTTCTCCAAGAACTCCTTTAAGTGTTGTACCTGATAGCTACTGGGAAGAGAAGTGGAGAGTTCTGCATaagcaagaagaaagaaaacaaggTAGTCCCAGAAAACAAAACCCAACAAAGAAAAGAGGATGGTCTGAAAGAGTAAAACTAAGCCTGTCTAGAACAGAGTCTGACCCATCTCCAGCAAGCATTGGCAATGGCAAAAAGGATGTGAAGTCATCTTTAAGGCGAAGTTTGCTAGAAGATTTGTCAAAGGAACTAGGTTTGGACGAAGATATTGAGAAAGCCAATGGTTGTGAAGTGTCTACCTCGAAGGAGACACCCACAGATGAAGTTGAGGTTGAGGGACAAGATGGTGTCGGTAGGGACTTTACTTGCATATCTGATGAGAGATGTTTGAGTGGAAGTGCTGGCACTGAGGGAAACCCCTCTTTATTCTCAGATCCAGCAAGTTCATCTAGCGGTGCTCATGACAATGAAAATAACTTCGAAAAAAGTAGTGTTGCATCAAATTCTTCTGTTGATGAAAATGATGGTCTTCCCCAGACTGTCAGAGATGGTTCATTTCTCCCTGTTTCCCATAACCCTGATGATGGTTCTCAAAATTCTCGAATGGACAATGAATCTACAGAAAAATCAGTGATAGGTCCCAAAGAGCGAAAGCTCCTTGGTAAATTCCAATGGATTTGGAAATTTGGACGGAATGCTGGTGGCAGAGAGGAGTCATCTGAGAAACGAGGAGGTGCTGTTGAGACTAAGAAATCGGCTGATGTTGAAGGTCATCAGAGCAGTGCAACAGACTCTTCAGATTCTGAAGTGTCTTTTAAGTCATCGGCTAGCAGCAGACTAGATACTGTGGACCAAAACGTGATGGGGACGTTGAAGAATCTTGGGCAGTCTATGCTTGAGCAAATTCAGGTTAAATTCTACTTTTGCAATCCATTCTTGTTGTtgtaagtatttaaaaatttcagtgATTGATTTAGAGCTATGGCaatatttaattctaattaaccTTTATGTTATGAGCTCTGTGAGGCCATTCTTAGTAGAGTGAAATTATGCAACTGGAATTTCTTAGATAAAGAAAAATGTATGAGGGTCATCTTTTATAGAAGACAATTTCTTCCATGCAGGTAATCGAGTCAGTGTTCCAGCAAGATCGGGGTCAGGCAGGGCCACTGGAAAACTTGTCCAAAAATGTTATAGTTGGCAAAGGTCAAGCCACAGCCATGACAGCCCTCAAAGAGCTTCGGAAAATCAGCAATCTTTTATCAGAGATGTAATGTAGCTTTGCTTTTACTGATGGGTACCtgtgtatatatacattttgtaattattaccttttttagtgagaaaaaattaagaatttgtgTTCTTTTTTCCGTACCCTCTTTCGAATAATCCAAATTTTGGCTTGTAAATATGGAGCTTCTGAtgtaatctttcttttttttttaaaataaaaaaaaaatgtctgaGACCGTTGAAACTGAACTGAGAAAACTAATTGAACAGTCCATCGATTCCGGTTTGGATTTTATTTTTCGGTTTTTGATTTCAGTTAATCAAT
It contains:
- the LOC123200535 gene encoding uncharacterized protein LOC123200535, which gives rise to MMPPSMVQHYQEESSTNGAVSERAGAFANLRSIQWRVNLGILPSSSSSSIDDLRRVTADSRRRYAGLRRRLLVDPHLPKDVGNSPDPVMDNPLSQNPDSTWGRFFRNAELEKMVDQDLSRLYPERGSYFQTPGCQGMLRRILLLWSLRHPEYSYRQGMHELLAPLLFVLHVDVDRLCQVRKEYEDHFTDKFDGLSFHENDLTYNFDFKKFIDSMEDEIGSHGNSAKIKSLNELDPEIQAIVLLSDAYGAEGELGIVLSEKFMEHDAYCMFDALMSGTHGSVSMADFFAPSLVDEPLTSLPPVIEASAALYHLLSIVDSSLHSHLVELGVEPQYFGLRWLRVLFGREFSLGDLLIIWDEIFVSDNGKLNKSVENDEDSSFKILSTPRGALIAAIAVSMMLYRRSSLLATENATSCLQRLLNFPENVDLGKLIVKAKLLQALALDSSISSSHSSFAGTYNRCKSAVVRGLNFSSDSISPRTPLSVVPDSYWEEKWRVLHKQEERKQGSPRKQNPTKKRGWSERVKLSLSRTESDPSPASIGNGKKDVKSSLRRSLLEDLSKELGLDEDIEKANGCEVSTSKETPTDEVEVEGQDGVGRDFTCISDERCLSGSAGTEGNPSLFSDPASSSSGAHDNENNFEKSSVASNSSVDENDGLPQTVRDGSFLPVSHNPDDGSQNSRMDNESTEKSVIGPKERKLLGKFQWIWKFGRNAGGREESSEKRGGAVETKKSADVEGHQSSATDSSDSEVSFKSSASSRLDTVDQNVMGTLKNLGQSMLEQIQVIESVFQQDRGQAGPLENLSKNVIVGKGQATAMTALKELRKISNLLSEM